GTGCCCAGGTGCGGCAGCTCCGTGTAACCCCGCCACAGCGGAGCAGTAACAATCGCCAGCACCGCCGCGGCAACCGCCACCGCGGCGCCCAGGCGCCACGGCGCGTGCGTGGACCCCGCATGCTCATGGGACCGCCCCGCAGCGACGGCGCGAGTGGTCTCCTGCATGATGCCATCAATAAACCCCGTGCACGCGAAGAACAAGGCCCAGTAAGTCTGGAAAGACGTGGCCTGGTCCTGGGCACCAAGCGAGTTGACACCGACGTACATGACCACAAAGCCGGCCAGGGCGGCAAAGATAGTGGCAAGGCTAAGGGAGCGCACGAGAGGGAACCGGGCCTTATATATAGAGGAAAGAGCGGGAGACGCGGTAGAGCGACTGGCACGCAAGCTTAGCAATCAGGCGCCTATCTGCGGCCCTGAGGGGGCGATGGGGGGTTGCTGTCGCGCGGTGCGGGGGTGGGAACGCTACGGCGTGCGGGTTGTATGACGCAAATCATAGTCCTGAGATTTAGCAGAAATAACTTACGCGCCATACCTAGCCTGAGTGGACGCCAGCAACCTTAAGCAAAGTTAAAAAAACTCGCATAGTTGGATCCTAGATGCATGATTTGGGTGGAGCGGTTTTGCCCAATGAAGTATCTCAGGCCCCCAAGCTGCACGGATACGCCCGGAGACGCCACCTAAAAGGTATAGTTCATGCATCGCTGATGTAGCGGGCGCGATGCATTGTGTACCGCTAGCGTTGCGGGCGTTGGAGTGCGTCCTTACAGGCGTGATGCTACCTCCGATAAGGCCTCCGACATGCAGACCGTCGCCGATCCGGGGAGGGTGAGGGGTGGCCTTGCATGCGCCGCGCGGTCCGGTAACATATGGCGCAGCTAGGTCTAGCCTGGCCGGAGACTGCTTTGCCCCCTCCACCTTGCAGGTTGAAGGGGGGTGGAGTCCCAAAAATTCAACCTTGATGGCAATCAGCCACAATTACGCTGCCTGTTTTCCGGTTGCACCGACCGAAAAACAGGCCGTGTACAGCAAGATAGGAAAATATATGATAGGCAGGAACAGGAAGGCGCTAACCGTTCGGTTATACGCGTTCCTCGGGGCCTTGGCTGTCATCTTTGCTACGGCAGTAGTGGTGCACCCACCGACTGCCAAGGCGGATGAGACCAACGGCTACGGGGAAGCGGTAACCGGATGGACCGCCATTACCCCGGAGGGGGCACCGGCCAAACCTAATGCGCAAGGTCAGCTGGAAGGCCAACTCGTGGCCACACGTGACGGCAAGCAGGGTTATGGTTGGTGCATCGACTTTGGTATCCATAATCCAACCAAGGCGCCGAAGAATATAAAGTACACCGGCCCGGTTCGGTTGACCCATGTCAAGCCGTTGTATACAAGGGAAATTGCCCAAGTATTCAACTATGGCGATAAGCAGGAAACTGCTCGGGGCGTTGATCTTAACCAGGACAAGGATCGCCGTAATGTGATGATCCACCTGGTCAAGGAGCTTAAGAAGGCCCAGAAGCGTGGAGATACGGAGCGCGCGTCTAAGCTGGCCCGGTCCCTGCAGTTGGTTTCGGCTTCGTTCTATGAGACGAACAAGCAGGTGTTGCAGTACACCTACAATGGTGTCCGCCAATATGGCTGGAACCTGAACAATGCTGAGTTCGAGCAACTTACCGGCTACAAGGTGGCTAAGGGCGAGGATAGTCAGTACTTCCTCGAGCACACTGGAAAGGCTAACCCGCCTATCCCTGAGGCTGCGCCCGATGAGTACCTCACCATTATTTCGCCCACGGAATACCGACTGGACAAGGTCAGGCCTTCGGAGGCGCAGCGCCTGATCACGATCGATCAGCCCGGTCTGAAGATCGGACCGGAGATCGGTACCAAGGCTGCCTTCAAGGGCGAGAACCACCAGGTTAAGGCTGGCGCGGTTATTACCGATACCGTGTCCTACAAGAACCTGGCGGTCGGCAAGGAATACACGCTGAACGCGAAGCTCGTCGACAAGAAGGACGCCTCCCGCGTTCTCGGCGAGGCAACTAAGACCTTCAAGACGCCGGCGACGAACACCGACGGTGAGGTTATGGTTGATATTCCTGTCAAGGATGATGTGACCACGGCTGTGGAATCGGCCGTTGTCTTTGAGACTCTTACCTCAACTGCTGTGGATAAGGATGGTGCTCCCACCACGGATGGTGCAGTCCGGGAGATCGCCAAGCACGAGGACATTAACGACGATGCTCAAACTGTGACCACGGAGAAGAAGGTTAACGCCTTCAAGCCTGCGATTGGCACGGTTGCTTCGTGGGAGAACGGCAAGTTCGGCAACGATCGTGTCCCCAGTGTTGAGGGCAAGACCGGAAAGACTACGGTCTTCGACCGTGTCAAGATTGACAACATTGCGCCCGACAAGACCTACAAACTGACCGGTGTTCTTCATAAGAAGAACGCCGAGGGCGGCGATGGTGGCGCGATCGATGGGGCTACGGCTTCCCGTGAGTTCACCAGTGCTGAGCTTGAGGATGCGGTGACCAACGAGAAGGATGGTTCCGTTTCCGGTTACCTGGTTCTTGAGATTCCTGGTGGTGACAAGGTCAACGCTGGCGAGTCTGCTGTTGTCTTTGAGACTTTGACGTCGAAGGTTGTCGATAAGGAAGGCAACGATGTCGAGGGTGATAAGGATCAGGAGATCGCCAAGCACGAGAACATTGGCGATGCTGCTCAGACTGTGACGGTGACCAAGAAGAACAACGCGTTTGTTCCCAACATTGGCACTGAAGCTTCGTGGGAGCAGGGCAAGTTCGGCAACGACCGTGTGGCCAGCATGGAAGGCGAGACCGGTAGTGCCACGGTGTACGACCGTGTCAAGATCGACAACATTGCTAAGGACAAGACCTACAAGCTGACCGGTGTGCTTCACAAGAAGAACGCTGATGGTACTGATGGTGGCGCGATCGAGGGGGCTACGGCGTCCCGTGAGTTCACCCACACCGATCTTGTGGACTCCCGTGAGAACAAGACTGAGGGTTCCTACTCTGGATACCTGGTTCTTGAGATTCCTGGCGGTGACAAGGTCAACGCTGGTGAGTCCGCTGTTGTCTTTGAGAAGCTGACGTCGACTGTTGTTGATAAGGCTGGCAATGACATTGAAGGCGGCCAGGAGCAGGAGATCGCCAAGCACGAGAATATTGGCGACGCTTCCCAGACTGTCACTGTGACGAAGCCGCGTAATGCCTTCGAGCCTCGGATTGGTACCGAAGCTTCGTGGGAGAATGGCCGTTTCGGTGATGGTCGTGTGGCCAATGTTGAGGGTGCGACCGGCAAGGATGTTGTCTACGACAACGTCTATGTTGAAAACATTGCACCTGACAAGGAATACAAGCTGATCGGTGAGCTTCACAAGAAGAACGCCGACGGTACTGATGGTGGTGTCATTGGCACCTCTGAGCCGAAGACCTTTACTTCTGCGGATCTTGATGGTGAGCAGAATAAGGATGGTTCCTACTCTGGTTACATCGTCATCGAGGTTCCTGGCGGTTCTAAGATCAACGCTGGTGAGTCTGGTGTTGTCTTCGAGACCTTGACCTCTGCGGTTGTGGATAAGGAAGGCAATGATGTTGAGGGTGGTAAGGATCAGGAGATCGCTAAGCACCACGACATCACTGATGAGGATCAGACTGTTTCTGTGACCAAGGCCCCGAATGCGTTTGTGCCGAAGATCGGTACTGAGGCTTCGTGGGAGAATGGCAAGTTCGGTGACGAGCGTGTCTCTAATGTTGAGGGCGAGACCGGTAAGGCTAGCGTCTTCGACCGGGTCAAGATCGAGAACATTGCTAAGGACAAGACCTACAAGCTGACCGGTGTGCTTCATAAGAAGAACGCTGATGGTGGCGATGGTGGTGCGATCGAGGGTGCTACGGCTTCTCGTGAGTTCACCAGTGCTGAGCTTGAGGATTCGGTGACCAATGAGAAGGATGGTTCCGTTTCCGGTTACCTGGTTCTTGAGATTCCTGGTGCTGACAAGGTCAAGGCTGGTGAGTCTGCTGTTGCCTTCGAGAAGCTGACGTCGACTGTTGTTGATAAGGCTGGCAATGATGTCGAAGGTGGCGAAGAGCAGGAGATCGCCAAGCACGAGAACATTGAGGATGCAGCTCAGACTGTCACGGTGACGAAGAAGCCGAATGCGTTTGAGCCGAAGATTAAGACTGAGGCGTTCTTCGATGAGGGCCTGACGCAGAAGACTGCTGAGGGTGAGGCTCCGTCTGACTTTGTCTACGACAAGGTTTCTGTGAGCAATATTGTTCCTGGCAAGGAGTACGCGCTTGCTGGTGAGCTGATGTCGAAGGCTGAGGATGGTAAGAAGCTGGGTGAGGGTTCTGTGACCTTCACGGATGCTGAGTTGAAGGATCGGGTTGAGAATGCGGATGGTTCCGTTTCTGGTTCGATTGTTCTGAAGGTGTCTGGTGCTAAGTCTGTGAAGGCTGGCGAGTCGGCTGTTGTCTTCGAGACGTTGACGTCGAAGGTTGTGGATAAGCAGGGTAATGAGACTCCGGGTAATGAGGAGCCGAAGACTGTTGCTGAGCACAAGGATCCGAATGATGAGGATCAGATCGTTTCGGTTGGTAAGAAGCCGAATGCGTTTGAGCCGAAGATTAAGACTGAGGCGTTCTTCGATGAGGGCCTGACGCAGAAGACTGCTGAGGGTGAGGCTCCGTCTGACTTTGTCTACGACAAGGTTTCTGTGAGCAATATTGTTCCTGGCAAGGAGTACGCGCTTGCTGGTGAGCTGATGTCGAAGGCTGAGGATGGTAAGAAGCTGGGTGAGGGTTCTGTGACCTTCACGGATGCTGAGTTGAAGGATCGGGTTGAGAATGCGGATGGTTCCGTTTCTGGTTCGATTGTTCTGAAGGTGTCTGGTGCTAAGTCTGTGAAGGCTGGCGAGTCGGCTGTTGTCTTCGAGACGTTGACGTCGAAGGTTGTGGATAAGCAGGGTAATGAGACTCCGGGTAATGAGGAGCCGAAGACTGTTGCTGAGCACAAGGATCCGAATGATGAGGATCAGATCGTTTCGGTTGGTAAGAAGCCGAATGCGTTTGAGCCGAAGATTAAGACTGAGGCGTTCTTCGATGAGGGCCTGACGCAGAAGACTGCTGAGGGTGAGGCTCCGTCTGACTTTGTCTACGACAAGGTTTCTGTGAGCAATATTGTTCCTGGCAAGGAGTACGCGCTTGCTGGTGAGCTGATGTCGAAGGCTGAGGATGGTAAGAAGCTGGGTGAGGGTTCTGTGACCTTCACGGATGCTGAGTTGAAGGATCGGGTTGAGAATGCGGATGGTTCCGTTTCTGGTTCGATTGTTCTGAAGGTGTCTGGTGCTAAGTCTGTGAAGGCTGGCGAGTCGGCTGTTGTCTTCGAGACGTTGACGTCGAAGGTTGTGGATAAGCAGGGTAATGAGACTCCGGGTAATGAGGAGCCGAAGACTGTTGCTGAGCACAAGGATCCGAATGATGAGGATCAGATCGTTTCGGTTGGTAAGAAGCCGAATGCGTTTGAGCCGAAGATTAAGACTGAGGCGTTCTTCGATGAGGGCCTGACGCAGAAGACTGCTGAGGGTGAGGCTCCGTCTGACTTTGTCTACGACAAGGTTTCTGTGAGCAATATTGTTCCTGGCAAGGAGTACGCGCTTGCTGGTGAGCTGATGTCGAAGGCTGAGGATGGTAAGAAGCTGGGTGAGGGTTCTGTGACCTTCACGGATGCTGAGTTGAAGGATCGGGTTGAGAATGCGGATGGTTCCGTTTCTGGTTCGATTGTTCTGAAGGTGTCTGGTGCTAAGTCTGTGAAGGCTGGCGAGTCGGCTGTTGTCTTCGAGACGTTGACGTCGAAGGTTGTGGATAAGCAGGGTAATGAGACTCCGGGTAATGAGGAGCCGAAGACTGTTGCTGAGCACAAGGATCCGAATGATGAGGATCAGATCGTTTCGGTTGGTAAGAAGCCGAATGCGTTTGAGCCGAAGATTAAGACTGAGGCGTTCTTCGATGAGGGCCTGACGCAGAAGACTGCTGAGGGTGAGGCTCCGTCTGACTTTGTCTACGACAAGGTTTCTGTGAGCAATATTGTTCCTGGCAAGGAGTACGCGCTTGCTGGTGAGCTGATGTCGAAGGCTGAGGATGGTAAGAAGCTGGGTGAGGGTTCTGTGACCTTCACGGATGCTGAGTTGAAGGATCGGGTTGAGAATGCGGATGGTTCCGTTTCTGGTTCGATTGTTCTGAAGGTGTCTGGTGCTAAGTCTGTGAAGGCTGGCGAGTCGGCTGTTGTCTTCGAGACGTTGACGTCGAAGGTTGTGGATAAGCAGGGTAATGAGACTCCGGGTAATGAGGAGCCGAAGACTGTTGCTGAGCACAAGGATCCGAATGATGAGGATCAGATCGTTTCGGTTGGTAAGAAGCCGAATGCGTTTGAGCCGAAGATTAAGACTGAGGCGTTCTTCGATGAGGGCCTGACGCAGAAGACTGCTGAGGGTGAGGCTCCGTCTGACTTTGTCTACGACAAGGTTTCTGTGAGCAATATTGTTCCTGGCAAGGAGTACGCGCTTGCTGGTGAGCTGATGTCGAAGGCTGAGGATGGTAAGAAGCTGGGTGAGGGTTCTGTGACCTTCACGGATGCTGAGTTGAAGGATCGGGTTGAGAATGCGGATGGTTCCGTTTCTGGTTCGATTGTTCTGAAGGTGTCTGGTGCTAAGTCTGTGAAGGCTGGCGAGTCGGCTGTTGTCTTCGAGACGTTGACGTCGAAGGTTGTGGATAAGCAGGGTAATGAGACTCCGGGTAATGAGGAGCCGAAGACTGTTGCTGAGCACAAGGATCCGAATGATGAGGATCAGATCGTTTCGGTGACCAAGCCTGAGCCCACGGAGTCGACGACTCCGGAGGCGACGACGGAAGAGACTCCGACTGAGTCGACGACTCCTGAGGATGGTGGGGTTGTTCCGCCGCCGTCGGTGACGGAGGAGGAGACCACGCCTGAGATTTCTGATGAGCCGACTGAGTCGACGACGCCTGAGTCGCCGGTTGAGTCCACGACGCCTGATGAGTGTGCTACTGAGTCCACCACGCCTGGTAAGCCTGGCGAGCCGGGTGAGGGTGAGTCGACTACTCCGGGTAAGCCGGGTGAGGGTGAATCCACCACGCCTGGTAAGCCGGGTGAGCCTGGCGAGGGTACGACGACTGAGGAGTGCGAGCCGTCTGAGTCGACGACTCCGGACAAGCCGAAGGCGGAGCCGAAGATTGGTACCCGTGCTGATTTTGCTAAGGATTCCAAGACTGAGGTTGTTGCTGGCGCTACGATCATCGACAACGTTGAGTACACCGGTTTGGTTGGCGGCAAGGAGTACACCTTGAACGCGCAGCTGGTGGATAAGACTGATGCGTCGAAGGTTCTGGGTACCGGTTCTGTGACCTTTACCCCGGGTAGTGCTGATGGTGATGTTGATGTCACGATCACGGTTGATGAGTCTGTGACTGAGCCTGTTGAGGCTGCGGTTGCGTTCGAGACTCTGACGTCGAAGGTTGTGGATAAGGACGGCAATGATGTTGAGGGTGATAAGGATCAGGAGATCGCTAAGCACCACGACATCGATGACCCGAACCAGACGGTGATTTCCAAGCGTCCGACGGAGTCGACGACTCCGGAGGCGACGACGGAAGAGTCCCCGACTGAGTCCACGACGCCGGAGGAAACTTCACCTGAGTCGCCGGTTGAGTCCACCACGCCGGAGGAGACTTCGCCTGAGTCGCCGGTTGAGTCCACCACGCCGGAGTCGCCGGCTGCGTCGACGACTCCTGAGGAAGGTGGGGTTGTTCCGCCGCCGTCGGTGACGGAGGAGGAGACCACGCCTGGTGTTTCTGGTGAGTCGACGACGCCTGAGTCGCCGGTTGAGTCCACGACGCCTGATGAGTGTGCTACTGAGTCCACCACGCCTGGTAAGCCTGGCGAACCGGGTGAGGGTGAGTCGACTACTCCGGGTAAGCCGGGTGAGGGTGAATCCACCACGCCTGGTAAGCCGGGTGAGCCCGGCGAGGGTACGACGACTGAGGAGTGCGAGCCGTCTGAGTCGACGACTCCGGACAAGCCGAAGGCGGAGCCGAAGATTGGTACCCGTGCTGA
Above is a genomic segment from Corynebacterium uberis containing:
- a CDS encoding VaFE repeat-containing surface-anchored protein — translated: MHPPTAKADETNGYGEAVTGWTAITPEGAPAKPNAQGQLEGQLVATRDGKQGYGWCIDFGIHNPTKAPKNIKYTGPVRLTHVKPLYTREIAQVFNYGDKQETARGVDLNQDKDRRNVMIHLVKELKKAQKRGDTERASKLARSLQLVSASFYETNKQVLQYTYNGVRQYGWNLNNAEFEQLTGYKVAKGEDSQYFLEHTGKANPPIPEAAPDEYLTIISPTEYRLDKVRPSEAQRLITIDQPGLKIGPEIGTKAAFKGENHQVKAGAVITDTVSYKNLAVGKEYTLNAKLVDKKDASRVLGEATKTFKTPATNTDGEVMVDIPVKDDVTTAVESAVVFETLTSTAVDKDGAPTTDGAVREIAKHEDINDDAQTVTTEKKVNAFKPAIGTVASWENGKFGNDRVPSVEGKTGKTTVFDRVKIDNIAPDKTYKLTGVLHKKNAEGGDGGAIDGATASREFTSAELEDAVTNEKDGSVSGYLVLEIPGGDKVNAGESAVVFETLTSKVVDKEGNDVEGDKDQEIAKHENIGDAAQTVTVTKKNNAFVPNIGTEASWEQGKFGNDRVASMEGETGSATVYDRVKIDNIAKDKTYKLTGVLHKKNADGTDGGAIEGATASREFTHTDLVDSRENKTEGSYSGYLVLEIPGGDKVNAGESAVVFEKLTSTVVDKAGNDIEGGQEQEIAKHENIGDASQTVTVTKPRNAFEPRIGTEASWENGRFGDGRVANVEGATGKDVVYDNVYVENIAPDKEYKLIGELHKKNADGTDGGVIGTSEPKTFTSADLDGEQNKDGSYSGYIVIEVPGGSKINAGESGVVFETLTSAVVDKEGNDVEGGKDQEIAKHHDITDEDQTVSVTKAPNAFVPKIGTEASWENGKFGDERVSNVEGETGKASVFDRVKIENIAKDKTYKLTGVLHKKNADGGDGGAIEGATASREFTSAELEDSVTNEKDGSVSGYLVLEIPGADKVKAGESAVAFEKLTSTVVDKAGNDVEGGEEQEIAKHENIEDAAQTVTVTKKPNAFEPKIKTEAFFDEGLTQKTAEGEAPSDFVYDKVSVSNIVPGKEYALAGELMSKAEDGKKLGEGSVTFTDAELKDRVENADGSVSGSIVLKVSGAKSVKAGESAVVFETLTSKVVDKQGNETPGNEEPKTVAEHKDPNDEDQIVSVGKKPNAFEPKIKTEAFFDEGLTQKTAEGEAPSDFVYDKVSVSNIVPGKEYALAGELMSKAEDGKKLGEGSVTFTDAELKDRVENADGSVSGSIVLKVSGAKSVKAGESAVVFETLTSKVVDKQGNETPGNEEPKTVAEHKDPNDEDQIVSVGKKPNAFEPKIKTEAFFDEGLTQKTAEGEAPSDFVYDKVSVSNIVPGKEYALAGELMSKAEDGKKLGEGSVTFTDAELKDRVENADGSVSGSIVLKVSGAKSVKAGESAVVFETLTSKVVDKQGNETPGNEEPKTVAEHKDPNDEDQIVSVGKKPNAFEPKIKTEAFFDEGLTQKTAEGEAPSDFVYDKVSVSNIVPGKEYALAGELMSKAEDGKKLGEGSVTFTDAELKDRVENADGSVSGSIVLKVSGAKSVKAGESAVVFETLTSKVVDKQGNETPGNEEPKTVAEHKDPNDEDQIVSVGKKPNAFEPKIKTEAFFDEGLTQKTAEGEAPSDFVYDKVSVSNIVPGKEYALAGELMSKAEDGKKLGEGSVTFTDAELKDRVENADGSVSGSIVLKVSGAKSVKAGESAVVFETLTSKVVDKQGNETPGNEEPKTVAEHKDPNDEDQIVSVGKKPNAFEPKIKTEAFFDEGLTQKTAEGEAPSDFVYDKVSVSNIVPGKEYALAGELMSKAEDGKKLGEGSVTFTDAELKDRVENADGSVSGSIVLKVSGAKSVKAGESAVVFETLTSKVVDKQGNETPGNEEPKTVAEHKDPNDEDQIVSVTKPEPTESTTPEATTEETPTESTTPEDGGVVPPPSVTEEETTPEISDEPTESTTPESPVESTTPDECATESTTPGKPGEPGEGESTTPGKPGEGESTTPGKPGEPGEGTTTEECEPSESTTPDKPKAEPKIGTRADFAKDSKTEVVAGATIIDNVEYTGLVGGKEYTLNAQLVDKTDASKVLGTGSVTFTPGSADGDVDVTITVDESVTEPVEAAVAFETLTSKVVDKDGNDVEGDKDQEIAKHHDIDDPNQTVISKRPTESTTPEATTEESPTESTTPEETSPESPVESTTPEETSPESPVESTTPESPAASTTPEEGGVVPPPSVTEEETTPGVSGESTTPESPVESTTPDECATESTTPGKPGEPGEGESTTPGKPGEGESTTPGKPGEPGEGTTTEECEPSESTTPDKPKAEPKIGTRAEFAKDSKTEVVAGATIIDNVEYTGLVGGKEYTLNAQLVDKTDASKVLGTGSVTFTPGSADGDVDVTITVDESVTEPVEAAVAFETLTSKVVDKQGNETPGNTEDTVIAEHKDINDDNQTVISKRPTESTTPESPAASTTPGTEEPGPAPSKTEEETTPGVSGESTTPESPVESTTPDECATESTTPGKPGEPGEGESTTPGKPGEPGEGTTTEECEPSESTTPGVSDESTTPDEPGKPGGGESTTPGKPGVPGKPGSEEPSKKTPKISTSAHIEGDGVLAKGAKVVDTVTFTNLVPGKKYVLNGELMCKAGGKSTGATGTVTFVPFKEDGSVNLTIEVTDGDCAEQVVFETLRDRDGNVVAIHHDINDAAQTVTAKDALKPGPKETPKDKNVNVVVNKKPDNGKPSEPKAERRPIKSVPSGSLQWVPGMEVAI